One window of the Candidatus Nanopelagicales bacterium genome contains the following:
- a CDS encoding sigma-70 family RNA polymerase sigma factor produces MPRHAAVTADLEGLLTAAASGDQASWSALVDRFSGLLWSIARSFRLPTAEAADVVQTTWLRLVENLDRIEEPERLASWLATTARRECLHAQRRGRRESPVPADETFSTVADGADPLDAALLADERDAELWRVFELLPERCRRLLRVLAATPAPGYAEVAAALDMPIGSIGPTRSRCLARLRESAMTSPLLADEAAGPADGTTDRHREDGAP; encoded by the coding sequence ATGCCGCGTCACGCTGCCGTCACGGCCGACCTCGAGGGCCTGCTCACCGCCGCCGCCTCGGGCGACCAGGCGTCCTGGTCGGCCCTCGTGGACCGCTTCTCCGGCCTGCTCTGGTCCATCGCCCGGTCGTTCCGGCTCCCGACGGCCGAGGCCGCCGACGTCGTCCAGACCACCTGGCTGCGCCTCGTCGAGAACCTGGACCGGATCGAGGAGCCCGAGCGGCTGGCGTCCTGGCTGGCCACGACGGCGCGACGCGAGTGCCTGCACGCCCAGCGCCGGGGCCGCCGTGAGTCCCCGGTCCCCGCGGACGAGACCTTCTCGACCGTGGCCGACGGGGCTGACCCGCTCGACGCCGCGCTGCTGGCCGACGAGCGGGACGCCGAGCTGTGGCGGGTGTTCGAGCTGCTGCCCGAACGGTGTCGACGCCTGCTCCGGGTCCTGGCGGCCACCCCCGCGCCCGGCTACGCCGAGGTCGCCGCCGCCCTGGACATGCCCATCGGCAGCATCGGACCCACTCGTTCCCGCTGCCTGGCCCGGCTCCGCGAGTCGGCGATGACATCGCCGCTGCTCGCCGACGAGGCCGCCGGCCCGGCCGACGGAACCACAGACCGACACAGAGAGGACGGCGCACCATGA
- a CDS encoding acetolactate synthase large subunit, producing MDPHTDLHEQPDTPGPTEEQDAMSEQITGAQSLIRSLEAAGVDTVFGIPGGAILPAYDPLMDSHQIRHVLVRHEQAAGHAAEGYASATGRVGVCMATSGPGATNLVTPIADAYMDSVPMVAVTGQVPSSAIGTDAFQEADIRGITMPITKHNYLVTDPADIPRAIAEAFHLAGTGRPGPVLVDVSKDALQSTTEFHWPEHLDLPGYRPTTRPHARQVREAARMIVEARRPVLYVGGGVIRAGASAELRRLADLTGIPVVTTLMARGAFPDSHPQHLGMPGMHGTVAAVGALQKSDLIVALGARFDDRVTGKLSSFAPDAKVIHADIDPAEISKNRTADVPIVGDAREVIADLVAAIQSEHAAGRVGDYEGWWVTLNRWRDTYPLGWSHPDDGTLAPQYVIERLGAIVGPEAIYAAGVGQHQMWAAQFVQYENPGTWLNSGGLGTMGFAIPAAMGAKVGRPEKTVWAIDGDGCFQMTNQELATCTINNIPIKVALINNSSLGMVRQWQTLFYNERYSNTDLHSHRFPDFVRLAEAYGAVGLRCESPDQVDATIEKAMAVDDVPVVVDFQVHKDAMVWPMVAAGTSNDDIMVAREMAPTWERED from the coding sequence ATGGACCCGCACACCGACCTACATGAGCAGCCCGACACACCCGGCCCGACCGAAGAGCAGGACGCGATGAGTGAGCAGATCACCGGAGCCCAGAGCCTGATCCGTTCCCTGGAGGCGGCTGGCGTCGACACCGTCTTCGGCATCCCCGGTGGCGCGATCCTCCCGGCGTACGACCCGCTGATGGACTCCCACCAGATCCGGCACGTCCTGGTCCGGCACGAGCAGGCCGCGGGGCACGCGGCCGAGGGCTACGCGTCGGCGACCGGCCGGGTCGGCGTGTGCATGGCGACCAGCGGCCCGGGCGCGACCAACCTGGTGACGCCGATCGCGGACGCCTACATGGACTCGGTCCCCATGGTCGCGGTGACCGGGCAGGTGCCCAGCTCCGCCATCGGCACCGACGCCTTCCAGGAGGCGGACATCCGCGGCATCACGATGCCGATCACCAAGCACAACTACCTGGTCACCGACCCCGCAGACATCCCGCGGGCGATCGCGGAGGCGTTCCACCTCGCCGGGACCGGCCGACCCGGCCCGGTCCTGGTGGACGTGTCCAAGGACGCGCTGCAGTCGACCACCGAGTTCCACTGGCCCGAGCACCTGGACCTGCCCGGCTACCGGCCGACCACCCGCCCGCACGCGCGCCAGGTGCGCGAGGCAGCGCGGATGATCGTGGAGGCGCGCCGACCGGTGCTGTACGTCGGCGGCGGCGTCATCCGCGCGGGCGCCAGCGCCGAGCTGCGCCGGCTGGCCGACCTCACCGGCATCCCCGTCGTCACCACGCTGATGGCTCGCGGCGCCTTCCCCGACAGCCACCCGCAGCATCTCGGCATGCCGGGCATGCACGGCACCGTGGCCGCGGTCGGCGCGCTGCAGAAGAGCGACCTCATCGTCGCCCTCGGCGCGCGGTTCGACGACCGGGTGACCGGCAAGCTGTCGTCGTTCGCGCCCGACGCCAAGGTCATCCACGCCGACATCGACCCGGCCGAGATCTCCAAGAACCGCACCGCCGACGTGCCGATCGTGGGCGACGCGCGGGAGGTCATCGCCGACCTGGTCGCCGCCATCCAGTCCGAGCACGCCGCCGGCCGCGTCGGCGACTACGAGGGCTGGTGGGTCACGCTGAACCGCTGGCGCGACACCTACCCGCTGGGCTGGAGCCACCCCGACGACGGCACCCTGGCGCCGCAGTACGTCATCGAGCGCCTCGGCGCGATCGTGGGCCCGGAGGCGATCTACGCGGCGGGCGTCGGGCAGCACCAGATGTGGGCCGCGCAGTTCGTGCAGTACGAGAACCCCGGCACCTGGCTGAACTCCGGTGGCCTGGGCACGATGGGCTTCGCGATCCCGGCGGCGATGGGCGCCAAGGTCGGCCGGCCGGAGAAGACGGTCTGGGCGATCGACGGCGACGGCTGCTTCCAGATGACCAACCAGGAGCTGGCCACCTGCACGATCAACAACATCCCGATCAAGGTGGCGCTGATCAACAACAGCAGCCTGGGGATGGTCCGCCAGTGGCAGACGCTGTTCTACAACGAGCGCTACTCCAACACCGACCTGCACTCGCACCGGTTCCCCGACTTCGTGCGCCTGGCCGAGGCGTACGGCGCGGTCGGCCTGCGGTGCGAGAGCCCGGACCAGGTGGACGCCACGATCGAGAAGGCGATGGCCGTCGACGACGTGCCCGTGGTCGTGGACTTCCAGGTGCACAAGGACGCCATGGTCTGGCCGATGGTCGCGGCCGGCACGAGCAACGACGACATCATGGTCGCGCGCGAGATGGCGCCGACGTGGGAGAGGGAAGACTGA
- the ilvN gene encoding acetolactate synthase small subunit has protein sequence MSRHTLSVLVEDKPGVLARIAALFSRRGFNIESLAVGPTELPEVSRMTIVVNVEGLPLEQVTKQLNKLVNVLKIVELDSEASVQRELMLVKVRADLETRSHVLETVQLFRAKVVDVAADAVTIEATGSHDKLEALLRVLEPFGVKELVKSGVVAVGRGARSITDRTLRAADRPA, from the coding sequence ATGTCCCGCCACACGCTGTCCGTCCTGGTCGAGGACAAGCCCGGTGTCCTGGCCCGCATCGCGGCCCTGTTCTCCCGGCGCGGCTTCAACATCGAGTCGCTGGCGGTCGGTCCGACCGAGCTGCCCGAGGTCTCCCGGATGACGATCGTGGTCAACGTCGAGGGGCTGCCGCTGGAGCAGGTGACCAAGCAGCTGAACAAGCTGGTCAACGTGCTCAAGATCGTCGAGCTCGACTCCGAGGCGTCGGTCCAGCGCGAGCTGATGCTGGTGAAGGTCCGCGCCGACCTCGAGACCCGGTCGCACGTGCTCGAGACCGTGCAGCTGTTCCGGGCGAAGGTCGTGGACGTGGCGGCCGACGCCGTCACCATCGAGGCGACCGGCAGCCACGACAAGCTCGAGGCGCTGCTGCGCGTGCTCGAGCCGTTCGGGGTCAAGGAGCTGGTGAAGTCCGGGGTCGTGGCCGTGGGCCGCGGGGCCCGCTCGATCACCGACCGCACCCTGCGGGCCGCCGACCGGCCGGCCTGA
- the ilvC gene encoding ketol-acid reductoisomerase: protein MFYDDDADLSIIQNRVVAIIGYGSQGHAHALSLRDSGVDVRVGLAEGSKSRAKAEAEGLRVVDPATAAAEADVIMVLVPDPAQRKLYAEAIEPNLQQGDALFFAHGFNIRFGYITPPDFVDVCMVAPKGPGHLVRREYASGRGVPVLVAVEQDATGEAWPLALSYAKAIGGLRAGGIKTTFTEETETDLFGEQAVLCGGASQLVMYGFETLVEAGYQPEVAYFECLHELKLIVDLMYEGGIAKQRWSVSDTAEYGDYVSGPRVIDPRVKENMKAVLADVQNGAFAQRFIDDQDAGGPEFLALRAKGEQHPIEQTGRELRKLMAWVDSGDDDYTEGTAAR from the coding sequence ATGTTCTACGACGACGACGCCGACCTGTCGATCATCCAGAACCGGGTGGTCGCCATCATCGGCTACGGCAGCCAGGGCCACGCCCACGCGCTGTCGCTGCGCGACTCCGGCGTCGACGTGCGCGTCGGCCTGGCCGAGGGCTCCAAGAGCCGCGCCAAGGCCGAGGCGGAGGGCCTGCGGGTCGTGGACCCGGCCACCGCGGCGGCCGAGGCCGACGTGATCATGGTCCTGGTCCCGGACCCGGCGCAGCGCAAGCTCTACGCCGAGGCGATCGAGCCCAACCTGCAGCAGGGCGACGCGCTGTTCTTCGCGCACGGCTTCAACATCCGGTTCGGCTACATCACCCCGCCGGACTTCGTCGACGTGTGCATGGTGGCCCCGAAGGGCCCCGGCCACCTGGTCCGGCGCGAGTACGCCTCCGGCCGCGGCGTCCCGGTGCTGGTCGCCGTCGAGCAGGACGCGACCGGGGAGGCCTGGCCGCTGGCGCTGTCGTACGCGAAGGCGATCGGCGGCCTGCGGGCGGGCGGCATCAAGACCACGTTCACCGAGGAGACCGAGACCGACCTGTTCGGCGAGCAGGCCGTCCTGTGCGGCGGGGCCTCGCAGCTGGTCATGTACGGCTTCGAGACCCTGGTCGAGGCCGGCTATCAGCCGGAGGTCGCCTACTTCGAGTGCCTGCACGAGCTGAAGCTGATCGTCGACCTGATGTACGAGGGCGGCATCGCCAAGCAGCGCTGGTCGGTCTCCGACACCGCGGAGTACGGCGACTACGTCTCCGGTCCCCGGGTCATCGACCCGCGGGTGAAGGAGAACATGAAGGCCGTGCTCGCCGACGTCCAGAACGGCGCCTTCGCGCAGCGGTTCATCGACGACCAGGACGCCGGTGGCCCGGAGTTCCTGGCGCTGCGCGCCAAGGGCGAGCAGCACCCGATCGAGCAGACCGGACGCGAGCTGCGCAAGCTGATGGCGTGGGTGGACTCCGGCGACGACGACTACACCGAGGGCACCGCCGCACGCTGA
- the serA gene encoding phosphoglycerate dehydrogenase translates to MSKPVVLIAEELSPATVEALGPDFEIRHCDGADRASLLPAIADVDAVLVRSATQIDAEALAAAKRLKVVARAGVGLDNVDVKAATQAGVMVVNAPTSNIISAAELAVALLLASARNIVPANQALKQGEWKRSKYSGVELSDKVVGVVGLGRIGVLVAQRLSAFGVRLIAYDPYVQPARAAQIGVRMVTLEELLQESDFITVHLPKTPETIGLIGAEQLKLVKPTVHIVNAARGGIVDEAALFTAMTEGRIAGAGLDVYAKEPCTDSPLFALDTVVATPHLGASTDEAQEKAGIAVARSVRLALAGELVPDAVNVQGGVLDEVLKPLVPLAERLGRIASSLAETAAVRIDVEVRGESADLDVRVLELSALKGVFQVLVDDPVSFVNAPVLAHERGVEVCLSTDRESTDHKSLVRVRLTLTDGSTVSVGGTVTGPRDQQKLVEVDEFDVDVPLSEHMALFRYHDRPGVVGVVGRILGDAGINIGGMQVGRDLVGGHALIVLTVDSAIPAETLDRIRDEVGAHSARAVDLD, encoded by the coding sequence GTGTCCAAGCCTGTCGTCCTGATCGCCGAAGAGCTCTCCCCGGCCACCGTCGAGGCGCTCGGCCCCGACTTCGAGATCCGCCACTGCGACGGCGCCGACCGCGCCTCGCTGCTCCCGGCGATCGCCGACGTCGACGCAGTGCTGGTCCGCTCGGCCACCCAGATCGACGCCGAGGCGCTCGCCGCCGCGAAGCGGCTGAAGGTGGTCGCTCGGGCCGGGGTCGGCCTGGACAACGTGGACGTCAAGGCCGCGACGCAGGCCGGCGTGATGGTGGTCAACGCGCCCACCTCCAACATCATCAGCGCCGCGGAGCTCGCGGTCGCGCTGCTGCTGGCCAGCGCGCGCAACATCGTGCCGGCCAACCAGGCCCTCAAGCAGGGCGAGTGGAAGCGGTCGAAGTACTCCGGTGTGGAGCTGTCCGACAAGGTCGTGGGCGTCGTCGGGCTGGGGCGGATCGGCGTCCTGGTGGCCCAGCGGCTGTCCGCGTTCGGGGTGCGCCTGATCGCGTACGACCCCTACGTCCAGCCGGCCCGGGCCGCGCAGATCGGCGTGCGCATGGTCACCCTTGAGGAGCTCCTGCAGGAGAGCGACTTCATCACCGTGCACCTGCCCAAGACCCCGGAGACGATCGGCCTCATCGGCGCGGAGCAGCTGAAGCTGGTCAAGCCGACGGTGCACATCGTCAACGCCGCCCGTGGCGGGATCGTCGACGAGGCGGCGCTGTTCACCGCGATGACGGAGGGCCGCATCGCCGGCGCCGGGCTCGACGTCTACGCCAAGGAGCCGTGCACGGACTCCCCGCTGTTCGCCCTCGACACGGTGGTGGCCACGCCGCACCTGGGCGCCAGCACCGACGAGGCGCAGGAGAAGGCCGGTATCGCCGTCGCCCGGTCGGTCCGGCTGGCGCTGGCGGGCGAGCTGGTGCCGGACGCGGTCAACGTGCAGGGCGGCGTCCTGGACGAGGTGCTCAAGCCGCTGGTCCCGCTGGCCGAGCGACTCGGCCGGATCGCCAGCAGCCTGGCGGAGACGGCGGCCGTACGCATCGACGTGGAGGTGCGCGGGGAGTCCGCGGACCTCGACGTCCGGGTGCTGGAGCTGTCGGCGCTCAAGGGTGTCTTCCAGGTGCTGGTCGACGACCCGGTGTCGTTCGTCAACGCCCCGGTGCTGGCGCACGAGCGCGGCGTCGAGGTGTGCCTGTCCACCGACCGGGAGAGCACCGACCACAAGTCGCTGGTGCGCGTGCGCCTCACGTTGACGGACGGGTCCACGGTGTCCGTCGGCGGCACGGTCACCGGTCCTCGGGATCAGCAGAAGCTGGTGGAGGTCGACGAGTTCGACGTCGACGTCCCGCTCAGCGAGCACATGGCGCTGTTCCGCTACCACGACCGCCCCGGCGTCGTGGGTGTCGTGGGCCGCATCCTCGGTGATGCCGGCATCAACATCGGCGGCATGCAGGTCGGCCGCGACCTGGTCGGCGGACACGCACTCATCGTGCTCACGGTGGACTCGGCCATCCCGGCCGAGACGCTGGACCGGATCCGCGACGAGGTGGGTGCCCACTCCGCCCGCGCCGTCGACCTGGACTGA
- a CDS encoding NAD-dependent epimerase/dehydratase family protein: MRLLILGGTRFAGPAVAAEAVARGWDVTVAHRGRSGPTPAGARHVAVDRTRPADLERLADGSYDLVVDTWSGAPAVARATAAVLAPVTGRWAYVSSRSVYAPPPARGADESAPLVDADPDAGQTDYPADKRGAELALERELGADRVVSLRCGLVLGPGEDVGRLPWWLRRVARGGDVLAPAPPDLGVQYVDVRDLARFACDVLADGRSGPVDVVRPAGDVTLGDVLGACVRVTGGRARLVWVDPHRLVAAGVAPWTDLPLWIPWNDPWYGLLDSDESRARSWGLRSRPADDTVAATWDWVRRVDADGSAPPPRSPVGLDPDREARLLADLAPR, from the coding sequence ATGCGCCTGCTGATCCTCGGGGGGACCCGGTTCGCCGGACCGGCCGTGGCGGCCGAGGCCGTGGCCCGCGGCTGGGACGTCACGGTCGCCCACCGGGGGCGCAGCGGACCCACTCCCGCGGGTGCGCGGCACGTCGCTGTGGACCGTACCCGTCCCGCGGACCTGGAGCGGCTGGCGGACGGGTCGTACGACCTGGTCGTCGACACCTGGTCCGGGGCACCCGCCGTCGCCCGTGCCACGGCCGCCGTCCTCGCGCCAGTGACCGGTCGGTGGGCGTACGTGTCCAGCCGCTCGGTGTACGCGCCGCCGCCCGCCCGCGGCGCCGACGAGAGCGCCCCCCTGGTCGACGCCGACCCGGACGCGGGGCAGACCGACTATCCGGCGGACAAGCGCGGGGCGGAGCTGGCGCTGGAGCGCGAGCTCGGCGCGGACCGGGTCGTGAGCCTGCGCTGCGGCCTGGTGCTCGGACCGGGGGAGGACGTCGGGCGGCTGCCCTGGTGGCTGCGCCGTGTCGCGCGCGGGGGCGACGTGCTCGCACCCGCCCCGCCGGACCTGGGCGTGCAGTACGTCGACGTGCGCGACCTCGCCCGGTTCGCCTGCGACGTCCTGGCGGACGGACGCTCCGGCCCCGTCGACGTCGTCCGGCCGGCCGGTGACGTCACCCTCGGCGACGTGCTGGGCGCCTGCGTCCGGGTCACCGGGGGCCGGGCGCGCCTGGTGTGGGTGGATCCCCACCGGCTGGTGGCCGCCGGAGTGGCCCCCTGGACCGACCTGCCGCTGTGGATCCCGTGGAACGACCCCTGGTACGGGCTGCTGGACTCCGACGAGTCGCGGGCGCGGTCCTGGGGGCTGCGCTCGCGGCCGGCCGACGACACCGTCGCGGCCACCTGGGACTGGGTCCGCCGGGTCGACGCCGACGGCAGTGCGCCCCCGCCCCGGTCACCCGTCGGGCTGGACCCGGACCGCGAGGCCCGGCTGCTGGCCGACCTGGCCCCCCGCTAG
- the leuA gene encoding 2-isopropylmalate synthase gives MTSTYDVRNAQQPSPMPWQRYRAFTPIDLPDRTWPSRTITQAPRWCAVDLRDGNQALIDPMTPARKRRMFDLLVRMGYKEIEVGFPSASQTDFDFVRELIEQDAIPDDVVIQVLTQSREHLIERTYEAIAGAKQAIVHLYNSTSTLQRRVVFGLDRDGIKDIAVHGAQLVKKYAEQMAGDTEVFFEYSPESFTGTELEYAVEVCNAVTDVWQPTPDRKVILNLPATVEMATPNVYADQIEWMNRHLHHRDSVVLSLHPHNDRGTAVAAAELGYLAGADRIEGCLFGNGERTGNVCLVTLGMNLFSQGIDPQIDFSDIDEIRRTVEYCNQLPVNERHPYGGDLVYTAFSGSHQDAINKGLRALADEADEAGVEVDDFRWEVPYLPIDPKDVGRTYEAVIRVNSQSGKGGVAYIMRTEHRLELPRRLQIEFSQVVQQHTDHEGGEVTPEQMWQVFADEYLPTPQHTWGRFRLVSVKQDSDVDGDTTVDVVLRDRVEDTEVALSGTGNGPIAAFCVALQDYGIDVRVLDYAEHAMSAGGDATAASYLECAVGGRVLWGVGIDPSITTSSLKAVVSAVNRATRPALRTA, from the coding sequence GTGACCAGCACGTACGACGTACGCAACGCCCAGCAGCCCTCGCCGATGCCGTGGCAGCGCTACCGGGCGTTCACCCCCATCGACCTGCCCGACCGCACCTGGCCGTCGAGGACCATCACCCAGGCGCCGCGCTGGTGCGCGGTGGACCTGCGGGACGGCAACCAGGCGCTCATCGACCCCATGACGCCCGCCCGGAAGCGGCGGATGTTCGACCTGCTCGTCCGGATGGGCTACAAGGAGATCGAGGTCGGGTTCCCGTCGGCCTCGCAGACCGACTTCGACTTCGTCCGCGAGCTGATCGAGCAGGACGCGATCCCGGACGACGTGGTCATCCAGGTGCTGACCCAGTCGCGCGAGCACCTGATCGAGCGGACGTACGAGGCGATCGCGGGCGCCAAGCAGGCGATCGTGCACCTCTACAACTCCACGTCGACGCTGCAGCGGCGTGTGGTGTTCGGCCTGGACCGCGACGGCATCAAGGACATCGCCGTCCACGGCGCGCAGCTGGTGAAGAAGTACGCCGAGCAGATGGCCGGTGACACCGAGGTCTTCTTCGAGTACTCCCCCGAGTCGTTCACCGGCACCGAGCTGGAGTACGCCGTCGAGGTGTGCAACGCGGTCACCGACGTGTGGCAGCCGACGCCGGACCGCAAGGTGATCCTCAACCTGCCGGCCACCGTCGAGATGGCCACGCCGAACGTGTACGCCGACCAGATCGAGTGGATGAACCGGCACCTGCACCACCGCGACTCCGTGGTGCTGTCCCTGCACCCCCACAACGACCGCGGGACGGCCGTGGCCGCGGCGGAGCTGGGCTACCTGGCCGGTGCGGACCGGATCGAGGGCTGCCTGTTCGGCAACGGCGAGCGGACCGGCAACGTCTGCCTGGTCACGCTGGGCATGAACCTGTTCAGCCAGGGCATCGACCCGCAGATCGACTTCAGCGACATCGACGAGATCCGCCGCACCGTGGAGTACTGCAACCAGCTGCCGGTCAACGAGCGGCACCCCTACGGCGGCGACCTGGTCTACACCGCGTTCTCCGGCTCGCACCAGGACGCGATCAACAAGGGCCTGCGCGCGCTGGCGGACGAGGCCGACGAGGCCGGCGTCGAGGTGGACGACTTCCGCTGGGAGGTCCCGTACCTGCCGATCGATCCCAAGGACGTGGGGCGCACCTACGAGGCCGTGATCCGGGTCAACTCGCAGTCGGGCAAGGGCGGCGTCGCGTACATCATGCGCACCGAGCACCGGCTGGAGCTGCCGCGCCGGCTGCAGATCGAGTTCTCCCAGGTGGTGCAGCAGCACACCGACCACGAAGGCGGCGAGGTCACCCCCGAGCAGATGTGGCAGGTGTTCGCCGACGAGTACCTCCCGACCCCGCAACACACCTGGGGTCGGTTCCGGCTGGTGTCGGTGAAGCAGGACTCCGACGTCGACGGCGACACCACGGTCGACGTGGTGCTCCGCGACCGGGTGGAGGACACCGAGGTCGCGCTCAGCGGCACCGGGAACGGCCCGATCGCTGCCTTCTGCGTGGCGCTGCAGGACTACGGGATCGACGTACGCGTCCTCGACTACGCCGAGCACGCCATGTCGGCCGGCGGCGACGCGACGGCAGCGTCGTACCTGGAGTGCGCGGTCGGCGGCCGGGTGCTGTGGGGCGTGGGGATCGACCCGTCGATCACGACGTCCTCGCTCAAGGCCGTGGTGAGCGCCGTCAACCGGGCCACCCGGCCCGCCCTGCGCACCGCCTAG
- a CDS encoding 3-isopropylmalate dehydrogenase: MTRTLRLAVIPGDGIGTEVVAEGLKVLDAVGSRHGLAFERTEYDLGARRYNATGETLPDSVVEELRGHDAILLGAIGDPSVPPGVLERGVLLPLRFLLDHHVNLRPVRLFPGVSGPLAGKGPEDIDFVVCREGTEGPYAGAGGFLRRGTAHEVATEESLNTAYGVERIVRDAFERATRRRNKLTLVHKTNVLVHAGSLWQRTFDRVAAEYPGVQTDYLHVDAASMFFLTQPERFDVVVTDNLFGDILTDLGAAIAGGIGLAASGNLDPSRTNPSMFEPVHGSAPDIAGQGKADPTATVLSVAMMLDHLGASEAAAEVERAVSDDLATRGDAGRSTAQVGDALAARVSG, encoded by the coding sequence ATGACGCGCACCCTCCGGCTGGCGGTGATCCCCGGCGACGGCATCGGCACCGAGGTCGTCGCGGAGGGCCTGAAGGTGCTCGACGCCGTCGGCTCGCGGCACGGCCTGGCGTTCGAGCGGACCGAGTACGACCTCGGTGCCCGGCGCTACAACGCCACTGGGGAGACGCTCCCGGACAGCGTCGTGGAGGAGCTGCGCGGGCACGACGCGATCCTGCTCGGCGCGATCGGTGACCCCAGCGTCCCGCCGGGAGTCCTGGAGCGCGGAGTCCTGCTCCCGCTGCGCTTCCTGCTCGACCACCACGTCAACCTGCGCCCGGTCCGGCTGTTCCCCGGCGTCAGCGGCCCGCTGGCGGGGAAGGGGCCGGAGGACATCGACTTCGTGGTGTGCCGTGAGGGCACCGAGGGTCCGTACGCCGGTGCCGGCGGCTTCCTGCGCCGTGGCACCGCGCACGAGGTGGCGACCGAGGAGAGCCTCAACACCGCGTACGGCGTCGAGCGGATCGTGCGGGACGCGTTCGAGCGCGCCACCCGTCGACGCAACAAGCTCACGCTGGTCCACAAGACCAACGTCCTGGTGCATGCGGGCAGCCTGTGGCAGCGCACGTTCGACCGGGTGGCGGCGGAGTACCCCGGGGTGCAGACCGACTACCTGCACGTCGATGCCGCGTCGATGTTCTTCCTCACCCAGCCCGAGCGATTCGACGTCGTCGTGACCGACAACCTGTTCGGCGACATCCTCACCGACCTCGGCGCGGCGATCGCTGGCGGCATCGGGCTGGCGGCCAGCGGCAACCTCGACCCCAGCCGCACGAACCCCAGCATGTTCGAGCCGGTCCACGGGTCGGCCCCCGACATCGCCGGCCAGGGGAAGGCGGACCCGACCGCCACCGTGCTCTCGGTCGCGATGATGCTGGACCACCTCGGCGCGTCCGAGGCCGCGGCCGAGGTCGAGCGGGCCGTCTCCGACGACCTGGCGACCCGTGGCGACGCCGGCCGATCGACCGCCCAGGTCGGCGACGCGCTGGCGGCGCGAGTATCCGGCTGA
- a CDS encoding branched-chain amino acid aminotransferase, whose translation MSSTTSDSVDAPATPSAAAPDQGTALWPISLHPSDHRRSAADRDAILDNPGFGRHFTDHMVRARWSEDRGWHDAELVPYGPITLDPATNSLHYGQSIFEGLKAYRHADGSIKTFRPFANAGRMKRSARRLAMPEPPVELFLGSIEALVRADRDWVPPGPEKSLYLRPFMYSTEVGLGVRPANAYDFLLIASPAGAYFPRGVQPVSVWLSDDYVRAAPGGTGEAKCAGNYAASLVAQAEAIAHGCDQVVWLDAVERRWVEEMGGMNLYFVYGTGDSVRLVTPQLTGTLLPGITRESLLVVAEELGLRAEEGRISVDDWRAGNESGEISEVFACGTAAVITPVGEVKSRTSGAWTVGSGSPGPVTMRLRQALLDIQTGAAPDRHGWLHGIC comes from the coding sequence ATGTCCTCGACCACCTCCGATTCCGTCGACGCGCCCGCGACCCCGTCCGCGGCCGCTCCGGACCAGGGCACCGCCCTGTGGCCGATCTCCCTGCACCCGTCCGACCACCGCCGCAGCGCCGCCGATCGCGACGCGATCCTCGACAACCCGGGCTTCGGCCGGCACTTCACCGACCACATGGTGCGCGCCCGCTGGAGCGAGGACCGGGGCTGGCACGACGCGGAACTGGTGCCGTACGGCCCGATCACGCTCGACCCGGCCACCAACTCGCTGCACTACGGCCAGTCCATCTTCGAGGGGCTGAAGGCCTACCGGCACGCCGACGGCTCGATCAAGACGTTCCGGCCGTTCGCCAACGCCGGCCGGATGAAGCGGTCGGCGCGCAGGCTCGCGATGCCCGAGCCGCCGGTGGAGCTGTTCCTCGGCTCGATCGAGGCGCTGGTGCGCGCCGACCGCGACTGGGTCCCGCCCGGTCCGGAGAAGTCGCTCTACCTGCGCCCGTTCATGTACTCCACCGAGGTGGGGCTGGGCGTGCGTCCGGCCAACGCGTACGACTTCCTGCTGATCGCCTCGCCCGCCGGGGCGTACTTCCCCCGCGGCGTCCAGCCGGTCAGCGTGTGGCTGTCCGACGACTACGTCCGTGCCGCTCCCGGCGGCACCGGTGAGGCCAAGTGCGCGGGCAACTACGCCGCCTCCCTCGTCGCCCAGGCCGAGGCCATCGCGCACGGCTGCGACCAGGTGGTCTGGCTCGACGCGGTGGAGCGCCGCTGGGTCGAGGAGATGGGCGGGATGAACCTGTACTTCGTGTACGGGACCGGCGACTCGGTGCGGCTGGTCACGCCCCAGCTCACCGGCACGCTGCTGCCGGGCATCACCCGCGAGTCGCTGCTGGTGGTCGCCGAAGAGCTCGGCCTGCGTGCCGAGGAGGGTCGCATCAGCGTCGACGACTGGCGTGCGGGCAACGAGTCCGGCGAGATCAGCGAGGTCTTCGCCTGCGGCACCGCCGCGGTCATCACGCCGGTCGGCGAGGTGAAGTCGCGCACGTCGGGCGCCTGGACCGTGGGCAGCGGCTCGCCGGGCCCGGTGACGATGCGGCTGCGGCAGGCGCTGCTGGACATCCAGACCGGGGCCGCGCCGGACCGGCACGGCTGGCTGCACGGAATCTGCTGA